The segment CCTTTATTAATTTAGAGGACTTTTTCTATTTAGGCTGATTAAATCTGAAACCTAATTTAAATTCATTAGTTCCTGAAGAAACTGTTGAAATGTCCGAAGTAACAAAGTCATGTGCATAGGCTAGGTAAAACTTTTCATTTAAGTCTATACCTATATATAAAGCTACCGCATCATTCAATCTATATGAAAGTGCTGACCAAAGCATGTCTTTGTAAATTACTTTAGACATAATTTCTAATGATAAGGGGGCTGGAGGAGCAAGCATAAATAAGACGGATGGCTCTAGTGTTATAGTACTATTCAATTCCTTAATATATCCACCTCCGATATAAATATGATTTGTTAGGCCATCAGAAACTAAACTATTATCTGAATAGTCACTATCTATATCAAATGTGGACGTAAGAAGCTGTGGTAAAGAAAAACTGGCGTAGAAGTCGTCTGCATAAAGGTATGCTCCAAAGGTAGCAGTAGGTACTACTGAAGATAAAATAGAGTTATTAAACACCGGATCGCCATCATCATAAGGGTTAACAATAGTATGGTCTAATTTGTATTGTAAGAAGCCTGCCGACAAACCTAATGAAAGGCTCATGTCATCTTTTAATCTTAGATGGTAGGAGTAGCTTACATTTATCCCTCTTCTGCTATCAGCGCCTGCTACATCTTTGAAAGCGGTAGCACCAACTGCCATTTTTTCGTTACGTAAAAGACCATAACCGTTGATAATGTCTGTTTGTGGAGCTTCTCTAACCCCCGCCCACTGGTTACGAATAACTGCATTAAGCTGAGTAGTTCCATCAACACCTGCATAGGCAGGATTATATAAAAAAGGGCTTAATTGATAGCTGCTAAATTGAGGTAATTGTTGAGCAAAAGCCTCATTACCAATTATCAATAAAACGAAATATAATATGACTTTTTTCATTTTTATTACCTTACAATGGTTACAGGACCAGTTAATGGTTCCTTATTGATATCGTCTTCAAAACTAATTATATAATAGTAAGTTCCAATAGGTAAATCATTACCATTGTATTTACCATCCCAGTTTAAAATATTAGGTGAGCTGCTTTCCCAAATTGATGCTCCCCATCTGTTAAAAATTTGAACCTTAACGGATTCATATTGGTTTAAATAGCTGATTTCCCACGTATCATTATATCCATCAGCATTAGGTGAAAAGCCTTCATTCATTCCAACAAAAACACGTATTGTATCGTTTCCTATGCAACCAGTAACGGTATCTAAGGCATAAGCTACATAATTGGTTGTAATCAATGGGCTAACATCTATACTACTAGTTGATTCGTCAGTACTCCATAAGTAAGGAGCTTCTCCCTCTGAAATAGATAGAGTTAGAGCTTCACCCCTTGTGATACCAATATCATCATTAGCAACGATAACAGGATTAAGTACTTGAATATTTAATTCGTCTGTAAATGAACATGAAGAAGATAAATTTTCTACCTCAACAGTAATTGTAGATGAATTGTTAACGATTAAACCCAATTGTGCCCCATTTGTAAACAATTCTTGACTTGGTGAAATAGACCAACTGTATGAATCGTATTCAGCAAACATACTCCCATCAACAGAAATACTATCTCCATGGCATACATTCAATACTTCATTGTAATTAAATACTCTTGCAGGATGAATCTCAACTTCTTGTGTAAATTCACATCCATTATCATCAGTAACAGTTAAAAGGAAGAGTGTATCTGCTACATCATTTACAGAAGGGAAATCAACTATAATATCTGACTGTGTAGCACTTGACGATTGATAATCAAAGCTAGGTGATATGCCAGAAATAGGGGTAATATCGTAGTTATAATTACCCGTATTTGATGGTGTAGCACCAGTTGTTTGAACTAAAATACTTCCATTTTGTCCTTCGCAATATTCATTTATTACGTCTAGTGAAACAGAATAAGCGTCTGGTTCATATATTGTGAATGATGATGACTTAGTACATCCATTATCATCGGTTACTATTACAGTGTAGTTTCCTGCTGCTAATGTTGAAGGGTTTTCACCATCCCAATCTATATTCACATAAGGCGTTGTTCCTCCGGTAATTTGACCAGTTAAACTTGCAGTACCATCTTCTAATCCATTACAACTAACATTGGTTGTTACAATCGAGTTTATAAGCAATGGACTATCTGGTCCATCAACAGTATAGGTTGATGTATGTTCACAGCCATATAAGTCAGTAACTACAAGGTTATAGGTTCCTTTAGATAAACCATTTATATTTTGAGTGTTCCCTACAGTTCCATTCGCCCCTGACCATTCGAACTGATATGTTGGAGTTCCACCAATTACTTCAACAGTAATTGCTCCCGAGTTATCTTCATAACAATCGTTATCTGTAATTGAATAAGTAGAAACCTCAACTACATCAATTGGTGAAGTAACATAAACAGAGTCAACAAGAACACAGTTGTTAGCATCAGTAATGATGTTAGTATACCATTCTCCGGGTGCTAAACCAACTGCTGTAGCTGATTGCTGATTCAATGGATCATTCCAATCGAAAGTGTAAGGCAACCAGCCACCAGAAACATTAAAATTAAATGTTCCATCTATATCGCCTAAGCAACTAACAGATGTGGTATCCTCAGAATTATTAATCGAAAATAGTTCTGAATAATCTATACTTATTGACCCTGTCCCTACACAACCGTTATTATCTGTATAAGTAGCGCTATAATTTCCTGCACTTAGATTAGTTGCTTGTGCTATT is part of the Flavobacteriales bacterium genome and harbors:
- a CDS encoding type IX secretion system membrane protein PorP/SprF, whose translation is MKKVILYFVLLIIGNEAFAQQLPQFSSYQLSPFLYNPAYAGVDGTTQLNAVIRNQWAGVREAPQTDIINGYGLLRNEKMAVGATAFKDVAGADSRRGINVSYSYHLRLKDDMSLSLGLSAGFLQYKLDHTIVNPYDDGDPVFNNSILSSVVPTATFGAYLYADDFYASFSLPQLLTSTFDIDSDYSDNSLVSDGLTNHIYIGGGYIKELNSTITLEPSVLFMLAPPAPLSLEIMSKVIYKDMLWSALSYRLNDAVALYIGIDLNEKFYLAYAHDFVTSDISTVSSGTNEFKLGFRFNQPK